One window of Vanessa atalanta chromosome 9, ilVanAtal1.2, whole genome shotgun sequence genomic DNA carries:
- the LOC125066255 gene encoding syntaxin-1B-like: MRSKDRLEELRHLASNAGVYNETVMEVPPEESNVDVDDLFKEVESIRGWIHEMNHNTQLIRRLHSDPTYHTNKHLQDQLDSVVSQSNAIGLKVCGALRQLEARARAAASARGAAARITRLQYAATRRLYAEALDRHQLALQLLRDYQHRLLQDQIKLTNLTISDEECEHLLESNNISLFVDNLRAETAEARLALREAEVRRDELVRVEASLQSVRDLFVQLAHLVAVQQEQIDSVEYYALQATEHVESGGQQLLKGTVSRRKAKKKKMGLIICLASGFLIVLLVLVCT; this comes from the exons ATGAGGAGCAAGGATCGGCTGGAGGAGTTGAGGCAT CTGGCGAGCAATGCGGGCGTGTACAACGAAACGGTCATGGAGGTCCCGCCAGAGGAATCGAACGTCGACGTCGACGACCTCTTCAAAGAG GTGGAGAGCATCCGCGGGTGGATCCACGAGATGAACCACAACACCCAACTCATTCGCCGCCTACACTCCGACCCAACTTACCACACGAACAAGc ACTTGCAGGACCAACTGGACTCGGTGGTGTCGCAGTCGAATGCAATAGGACTGAAGGTGTGCGGAGCGCTGCGCCAGCTGGAGGCGCGTGCGCGTGCCGCGGCCTCGGCGCGAGGCGCGGCGGCGCGCATCACGCGCCTGCAGTACGCCGCCACTCGCCGCCTGTACGCAGAGGCTCTCGACCGCCACCAACTCGCACTGCAGCTGCTGCGCGACTACCAGCATCGTTTGCTGCAGGATCAAATTAAGCTCA cgAATCTCACAATATCCGATGAAGAGTGTGAACATCTTTTAGAATCgaataatatatctctatttgtGGACAAC TTACGCGCGGAGACGGCAGAGGCGCGACTGGCTCTGCGCGAGGCGGAGGTGCGGCGAGACGAACTCGTTCGCGTCGAGGCCTCGTTGCAATCTGTGCGGGACCTGTTCGTGCAGCTCGCGCACCTCGTCGCTGTGCAA caagaACAAATCGATAGTGTAGAATACTACGCGCTGCAAGCAACTGAGCACGTGGAGAGCGGTGGACAGCAACTACTTAAGGGTACAGTCAGTCGCAGGAAGGCGAAGAAG aaaaaaatggGACTTATTATTTGTCTCGCATCTGGGTTCCTCATAGTGCTGCTGGTGCTCGTGTGCACGTGA